The sequence GCTGTTGCAGCGTTGCAAGACGGCGTCGCTCGGGAGCAACAACGGCCGCAGTCGTTCAGGCCAGCGCCGCAGCACAGGCTCCAGCTGTTGACGCGGAAGCGGCGGCACCCAACCGGCCGCCAGCAGGCGATCAAGCAGGGGCAGCGAGAGGCCATCCCGAATCCACTCCAAGGGCAGCGGCGGATCCACCAATGCACTGTCACGGGGGGCCAGACGCAGCAAGAGCTGCCACCAGAGTGGGGAGCCGGACTCCGGCAACAGTGCCGAGAGGCGTGGATCCTTCTTCAGCAGGGGAATCGCCCGATGACTGGGGACCACAGCCGCATCCGCCTCCCCGGCCAAGAGCAGATTGAGTCCGTCCCGCTCATCAAGGGCCAGGGCCTGGTCCACCAGCTGAGAGACCTGGTTAGGCAGCGCTGGATTGGTGAGGGATTGGGGATCGGCGCTGGACAGTCCCAATTGACGCAGAGCCAACTCGATCACCACCCGCGGGCTGGAGGGCAGCACCACCTTGCCCCGCAGGCTTGGATCCAACAGCAGTGACCAACCCCGTTGGCGCTGACGCCAGAGGTCGGGGCGGCTGCGCAGCACCAGCAGCCAGGTTCCAAAGGCCCAGGGAAAGGCCAAGGGCACATTGCCTTCAGCCGCGAACAAACGACTCGGGGCCTGGGCGATCGGGGCCAGCTGCTCCAGCAGGGCCGATGCCTCAAGGGGCTGGAGCCTGGCTCGATCGAGCTGTTGGGCCCAGCCATCACCCAAAGCCAGTAGCGCAGCCCCCGCCAAAGCCTCCTCCTGGAGGGCCGAGCTGTCCACCAAGCTCAGAACCTGCTCAGGACGATCCAAGCTTCGAGGCTGCCAGGGGGACGGCAGCTCCTGCAGCCAGGCCTTGGGCAAATCCCCTGTCACGTTCAACAGTTGCGGCTGGCCGGAACGGGCAGGCGCGCAGCCGCCAGCGGTTCCGAGGGCCACCACCGAACCCATCAGTTGCAGGACTTGGCGGCGGGAGGTCACAACCGAGGGCAAAGCGCTTTGAACCTAAGCCGGGTGCTGGAGTTGGTCACAGGCCTGCTCACAGGCCTGCTGCAGCGCCTGAAGTGAGCGGCCGCTGAGCTGCCAGAGGGCCGCCAAACCACCAGCGCCGACCCCCTCCTTGACATAGCCCCGCTCGTAGTCGAGCAACTCCTGCCGGCGGCTGCCCGTAAAGCGCAGACCCGTCGCAAAGGCCAACGGCTCGATGGCAAAGCGCTGTGCCAGCTGGGCCATCAACCCTTCAAAATCGCTGGCCGCTTCATAGGCCACCCAGGCGGTGGTCACCACGGCCGCCTGGGTGGCCAGTTGCTGGCGCTCCAGCGGGGTGCATGCCGCCAACGCCAGGGCTAAGACCGCCGCCATTTGGCTACCGCCCGCCAAGAGCACTGGCGTCCCCGCCAAGGCCGCCCGCTTCAGCAAGGCAGCAGCCACCACCTGCATCGGGTCACCAACCGCCGCCAATACAGCCTTAGGGCTGGCCAATGGGCCGAGCTGGGCCGCCTCCAAACCCTGCTGCACCAGTTGCCGCTTGAGCTGGTGATCAGGTTGACGAACGCTGCCACTCACCAGGCCCGTGGAGGGCACCCCCAGGGCCTCCAGCACCGCCAGAGCCGTCGTCGTCCCCCCGGGGACACACTCGCTGAGCAGCACCGGCTGGCCGGAGCGTGCCAAGCCACGGCCCCAGCGCTCTCCCCACAACCAGAGCGCCTGCACCCGATCGAGATCCATCGCCGCCCCAGTGCTGAGGCAGCGGGCGGGGGACTGGTTCAGCTGGAGATGGGGAATGGCCGGCGCAACCGGAGCGCCAAGATTCAGCACCAAAGGCTCCAGATCCAGGCCCTGGAGCACGGCCCAAGCAATCAACGCCGGTGTGACACCCGCCGGCAGGGGCGGCAAGGCATGGGGCCGCCGGGCGGCGGGGCCCTGCCAGAGCAACTCCGCATCCGCTGCCGCCGTGAAACGGCGGGAGTCCGGTGTCGCTCCCGCCGCCGAGATCCCAGGCACCGCAGCCGTATCCGTGCCGGCCAACAGCAACAAGACCCGAGTCTGGGCCGCAGCCGTAGCCAGGAGCTCGCACCACCGCTCGGCGACGTCGCACGCTCCGCTCAGGCGCTCCAGAGTCAAAGGGGATCGAGGGCGAGCAGGGGGCGCAGCAGCGCAGGCGGCTCACTGATCGGACTCTTCAGCCGGGGAAAGATCCAAAGGGCCACCGCATGCAAGGCCAGCACGTAGATCAGGTTTTGAAGCAGCACCAGGGCAAGGGCCATCAGCTGCACCTGAACCAGATCCGGACCACCACCGATGTGAACCAAGCCCAGCAGGCGATCGAGAACCTGGGAGGCCGCGGAGGTGATCAGCACCCACAGGTTCTCGCCCAACAGGATCGAAAGCACCGCCACCCGCACCAGGAAGCCGCCACTGCCGATCAACAGACCCACGCCCCAGCTCAGGTACCAACTCAGGCGCCGGCTCCAACACCAACCGAGCCAAAGGGCTAGGAACCCATAGGGGAAGAGCACCAACGGGCCGCGAATCGGCCCCATCAAGGCCACCAGCAGCAGGGCCGCCACGGTGACGCCTTCCACCGCGCAGCGCCCGTTGTGGCGAAGCTGAAGCAGGGCCAGGGGCAGAGGTAAGGCCAAGCGAAACAGAGCGCCTCCGACCGGGAGGTAGTACAGGCCAACCCAGAGCAACGCCGTGGCGGCCGCCAGATAGGCCGTATCGGTGAGCTGTCGGGCCTGACGGCGACTCAAGGACATGGGTAGAGGCCGGCCTAGCGCGGATCAGGCGCAGGGGTACGTGTTGGCGTTGTCCCGTCGGAAACGCGCTCAATGGTCTCCACTTCAAAGGCCAAACCAGCGGCGCGCAAGGCCTGGGTCAGCACCTCCGCAGGGGCGGAGGGGTCAGCGGCGGGCAACTTGATCGTGACCCGATAGGGGGCCGGAGGGGAGCTCCGACGAGGAGCAGCCGGGGTCTGAGGAGGCTTCGGCGTGGGCTTTTGCACCACCGGCGGCTCATCCTTCTTGGCGGCCGGTGCAGGGGCAGCCGGTTGGCTGGGGGGCGCAGGGGATGGGGCCGGTGCAGCAGGGAGGGGGTCCGAGAAACTGCGGGAGAGCTGATCGCCCAGGGGCGTGCCCTGGCAACCGGAGAGGGCGGCTGCCAGGAGCACGAGCGAACCCCAGCGCAGATGCGCCATCAGCTATCAGCCGCCTTCACGATCCTCACAGCGCTGGCCCGCAGGCGACCTGTCTTGGTGGTGGCCGGAGCTTTCTTCGCGGCTGGCTTCTTGGCGGCTGGCTTCTTGGCGGCTGGCTTCTTGGCAGTCGTGGACTTCGCCGCGGTCTTGCGGCCCTTGCCCTTGCCAGCCGCGGCCTTGGCCGCCAGCAATTCCACCGCCTGCTCCAGGGTGATGGTGTCGGCTGTCGTCCCCTCGGGAAGTGAGGCGTTCACCTTGCCCTGCTTGACGTAAAGGCCATAGGGGCCATCAAAGAGCTGGATCGCCTCATCGGCTCCCTCGGGGGTGCCGATGTCCTTCAGCGCTGTGCGGCCACCACGGCCCCGCTTGGGCATGGCTAGCAATTCCAGGGCGCGGGAGAGGCCCACCATCAGGACATCGTCTTCGGCCTTCAAGGAGCGGTAGTCCTTTTCCCCCTTGCCCTTGTGGTGAACGACGTAGGGGCCAAAGCGGCCCAAGCCGGCCTCCACCTTGCCGCCATCGGGGTGTTCCCCCAGGTGCCTGGGGAGACGCAACAAGCCGAGGGCGTCCTCAAGGGTGAGATCCTCGGGTTTGGTGCCCTTGGGCAGGGAGGCGCGCTTGGGCTTGGGGTTCTCGTCGCTGACCTGGCCGCGCTGCACGTAGGGCCCGTACTGACCAAACAGCAGATAGACCAAATCGCCGGTCTCGGGATCTTCACCCAGCGATTCGGGACCATCCGCTTTCTGCTTGAGAATGAGCTCCGCTTTTTCAGAGTCGAGATCCGCAGGGGTGATCTCATTGGGGAGGGTGGCCTTCAGCAGCTCTTCACTGCCGTCATCAGCCACGCGCTTGGTCTCCAGGTAGGCACCAAAGCGGCCGATCCGCACCACACAGGGCAGACCTTCAAGAGCAATCGTTCGCGAGGCGGTGGGATCGATGTCCCCTTCGCGTTGCTGAACCTGGGTCTCGAGACCCTGGTCACCCTTGTAAAAACTTTCGAGGTAGGGCAACCACTGCACCTTGCCGGTCGAGATGTCGTCGAGGGTGCCCTCCATCCGCGCGGTGAAGCTCGTATCCACCAGATCGGGGAAGTGCTCCTCCAGCAGGGCTGTGACTGCAAACGCCGTGAAGCTGGGGGTCAGCGAGTTGTTCTGCAGCGTCGCGTAACCGCGGTCAACAATCGTGCCGATGATCGATGCATAGGTGGAAGGGCGACCGATGCCCTCCTTCTCGAGCATCTTCACCAGGGCCGCTTCGCTGTAGCGAGCGGGGGGCTGGGTTTGGTGGCCCAATGCTTCCACCGCTTTACAGCTGGGGCTGTCGCCGGTTTTCAGGCTCGGCAGCAGCACTTCCTGACCTTCCAAAGCGGCATCGGGGTCATCGCTTCCCTCGACGTAGGCACGGAAGAAACCAGGAAAATCAATGCGCTTGCCATTGGCCCGGAAGTTGGCAGGCCCCAGGTTTCCGCCGTCGACCTCGAGCTCAACGCTGAGCATGGTTAGACGGGCCTCCGCCATCTGGGAGGCAACGGTGCGTTTCCAGATCAGCTCATAGAGGGCCAGATCACGGCCATCCAGGCCGGTGGCCGAGGGGTCGCGGAAGCTTTCACCGGCGGGCCGGATCGCCTCGTGGGCCTCCTGGGCGTTGCGGGCCTTGGTGGAGAACTGACGGGGTGAACCGCTGAGGTAGTCCTTGCCGTACTTGTCAGCGACGCAATTGCGGGCCGCATTGATGGCCTGGTCACTGAGATGCACCGAGTCGGTGCGCATGTAGGTGATGAAGCCACGTTCGTACAGCCCCTGGGCCGTGCGCATGGTCTCGCGGGCCGAGAGACGCAGCTTGCGGTTGGCCTCCTGCTGCAGGGTGCTGGTGGTGAAGGGCGCCACCGGCTTGCGGGTGGTGGGCTTTTCCTCCACGGACGACACCCGCCAAGGGGCCGCCAAGACCGCTTCACGCAGGCTGCGGGCGTCGGCTTCGCTCAGCAAACGAACCTTGCTACCGGCCTTCAGCCCACCGGTGTTTTCGTCGAAATCCGACCCACCGGCAATGCGCTCGCCCTTGAGATGGGTGAGCTTGGCGTCAAAACTGCTGCTGCCCTTGGCCAGCTCAGCCTTGAGATCCCAGTAGCTGCCGCTCTTGAAGGCTCGGCGAGCCCGCTCGCGTTGCACCAGCAACCGGACGGCCACGGACTGAACCCGGCCTGCACTGAGGCCCCAGGCGACCTTTTTCCAGAGCAGAGGAGAGAGCGTGTAGCCCACCAGGCGATCCAGGATCCGCCGTGTTTCCTGGGCATGGACAAGCTCCATGTCGAGCTCACGGGTCTGGTCGAGGGCCCGGCCGATGGCCTCTTTGGTGATCTCGTGGAACACCATCCGCTTGACCGGAACCTTCGGGTTCAGCAGCTGCAGCAGGTGCCAGCTGATGGATTCCCCTTCCCGGTCTTCGTCCGTAGCCAAGAGGAGTTGATCGGCGCCTTTGAGGGCGTCCTTGAGTTCTTTCACCACCTTCTTCTTGTCCTTCGGCACCACGTAAAGCGGCTCGAAGTCGTTGGTGGTGTTCACGCCGAGATTGGCCCACTTCTCACCCTTGTGAGCCGCGGGGATCTCGCTGGCGTTGTTGGGCAAGTCACGCACGTGCCCCATTGAGGCTTCAACTTTGAAGTCCTTCGGCAAGAACCCGCGGATGGTGCGGGCCTTGGTGGGGCTTTCAACGATGACGAGGGTGTGCGCCACAGGCAGGCGGTGAACCGCTTCCCTCTTTATCGCATCGGCGGTCAACCCCGTCGAGAAACGCCGAAGGATGACGCCAGCGCAGCTACAGTCCAGCCCAACGGGCGTGTTCCAACAGCTGTGCTCTCTCTTCTGGCTGCCGCCGACACCGTTGCAACTGCGGCTGCACCAGCGGTGAGTGGCATTACATCGCTGCAACTCAATGCAGGTGCCATCGCGCCAGAAGGTGCTGTCTTACTGGCGATGGTGGCCTGCCTGCTCGTGGATCTGGCCGGCGAGAAAGCTGCTGCACGCTGGGTTCCACTGTTCTCTTACATCGGTCTGGGCGGAGCCCTGGGCCTGCTCGCCCTGCAATGGGATGCGGCGCCACTGGAGCCCTCATTCCTGGGCGCCTTCCTCGCCGACAACTTGGCCATCGCCTTCCGGGCCGTGGTCGCCGCCTCAACGCTGGTCTCCCTTCTGATCAGCTGGCGCTATGTCGAGCGGGCCGGAACACCGGTTGGTGAATACGCCTCGATCCTCTTGGCTGCCACGCTCGGGGCCATGCTGCTCTGCGGCGCCACCGATCTGGTCAGCATTTTCGTCTCCCTCGAGACCCTCTCGGTCGCGAGCTACCTGCTGTCGGGCTACATGAAGCGCGATGCCCGCAGCTCTGAAGCAGCACTGAAATACCTGCTTGTCGGCTCAGCAGCAGCAGCCGTCTTTCTCTACGGCGCCTCCCTCCTCTACGGCCTGACAGGCGGCAGCACCAGCTTGGAGGCCGTGGGGCTGGCCCTACAAACCAGTGCCTCACCAGTCGCCGCCCTGGCGTTGGTGTTCGTCTTGGCAACGGTCGCCTTCAAGATCGCCGCGGTGCCTTTCCACCAGTGGACCCCTGACGTCTACGAAGGATCTCCGACCCCGGTGGTGGCGTTCCTCTCAGTGGGTTCTAAGGCCGCTGGCTTTGCTCTTGCTTTGCGGATCCTGGTGGGCTGCTTCGAGCCGTTCGAAGCCCAGTGGAAATTGCTGTTCACGGTCCTAGCCATCTTGAGCATGGTCCTAGGCAACGTCGTTGCTCTGGCCCAGACTTCCATGAAACGGATGCTGGCCTACAGCTCGATTGGTCAGGCCGGTTTCGTGATGATCGGCTTGGTCTGCGGCACGGAAGACGGCTACGCCGCCATGGTCCTCTACATGGCGGCCTACCTCTTCATGAACCTGGGCGCCTTCGCCTGCATCATCCTGTTCTCCCTTCGCACTGGCAGTGATCGCATCAGCGACTACGCCGGCCTGTACCAAAAGGACCCCCTGATCACCCTCGGCCTAAGCCTCTGCCTGCTGTCCTTGGGAGGCATTCCCCCGATGCTGGGCTTCTTCGGCAAGATCTACCTCTTCTTTGCCGGCTGGGCCGACCAGCAATATCTCCTGGTGGTGGTGGGTCTGCTGACCTCTGTGGTCTCGATCTACTACTACATCTCTGTGATCAAGATGATGGTGGTCAAGGAGCCCCATGAGGCTTCTGAAGTGGTCAAGGCCTACCCCGACTTGAACTGGAGCCTGGCTGGACTGCAACCGCTGCGCGCCGCACTGGTCTCCTGTGTGGTGGTGACCGCCGTTGGCGGCATCCTCTCCAACCCCCTCTTCAACTGGGCCAGTGGAGCCGTCTCTGGCACACCCATGCTCCAGAAAGCCCTGGCCTCGGCCGCGGGCCTCCCGGTTGGCTGATGACAAGCGGCACCGGGCCGGTCATTGCCGAACTCGAGCACATCCGCAAGACCTACGGCAGCGGAGACACAACGGTCGTCGCTCTCGATGATCTGACCATGAGCGTTCGCCGCGGGGAGTACGTCGCCGTGATGGGCACCTCCGGTTCAGGCAAGAGCACAGCGATGAACATCCTGGGCTGCCTCGATCGACCCACGAGCGGCAGCTATCTCCTCAACGGCACCGCCGTCGAGGAGCTCACAGACGATCAACTGGCCGATCTTCGAAACCGCGAGCTGGGATTTGTCTTCCAGCAGTTTCATCTTCTCCAGGAGCTCACGGCCCTCGAGAACGTGATGTTGCCCATGGTCTACGCGGGAGTTACGGCCGAGGAGCGCGAGGAACGCGGCATCCATGCCCTCGAGCGCATCGGCCTTGGTGAGCGGCTCTACAACAAGCCCAACCAACTCTCGGGCGGCCAGCAGCAGCGTGTCGCTCTGGCTCGCGCGATCATCAACCAACCCAATCTTCTGCTGGCGGACGAACCCACTGGAGCGCTCGATTCCCGCACCACTGCCGAGGTTTTGGACCTCTTTGACGAGCTGCACCGGCAGCAGGGAATAACGATCCTGCTGGTCACCCACGAACACGACGTGGCAGCACGGGCCCAACGGGTGGTCCATTTCCACGACGGTCGCCTGGTGAGCTCAGGCGCTGGCTCCCAGGTTTAACCGCTAGGACGCTCCAGGCTGCTGATCAGCTGCCCCATCAGCAGGGCGACCGCATCGCTCCCGCGCAGGGCAGATCCAGCATCGAACTCCCCGGGATCCACGGCCACCCAGCCACCAGAAACCGGCTGACGCAGCTCGAAATGCAGGTGAGGGCCGGTGCTCAAGCCCGTGCTGCCCACCCGGCCCAACACCTCCCCTTGGAGCACACGATCACCGGCGCGGACATAGAGCTCCGAGAGATGGCCATAGAGGCTGCGCCGCCGCGGCCGTTGGTGCTCCACCTCCACCGCCAAGCCGTAGCCACCAGCCAAACCACTGCTCACCACCCGACCGGCCAAGGCCGCGACCACCGGGGTGCCCTCTGGGGCCGCCAGGTCATCTCCGGCATGGAGACGCCAGCCCCCCAGCAGAGGATGCAGACGCCAGCCAAAACCGCTGGATTTGAAGGCAGAGCCAAGGATCGGCAACAGCAAACGCCGGTTGCCATTGCCCGCAACCGGTGCCGGCCGCGGAGTGACCCGAAACACCTTCGCCATGTCAAAGCGTCCGCCCAATAGGGCCGACACCGGGACCGACAAGGGAGGACGCCGCGATCCCTCCTGCCGCAACCCCCAACGCAGGGCTATGCCACCACGGCATTCACGGGCGGAGAGTGCCCCACTCCGGCAGCCCTTTTGGAAGGCCCCCACATCCAGCGGCTGCAGATCCATGCCTCCCCGCCGCAGGGCTCGGCGCTCTGAGGGGGTGACAATGCCCTGACGCACCAAGGCATCGAGGGACTGATCAAAGCGCTTGGGGGGAGGGACAGCCTGAAGCTGTTGAAGCGATGGACGCAGGGCGGGCTCTGGAGCCGGTATGGGCGGCGGAGCCAACGGTCCACCGGGCTCAGACGCCACAGGTCCAGCCAGCAGCAAGGGCGTCAGCAGCAGCCAACGGAGCCGTGGGATGAGGATCACAGCCACCGGGGCACGAATGAAGCCAAGACTAGGAAGCCCTAAAAACGCCGCCGCAGGACCATCGCGCCCGAGGCGTTTTGGAGTTGCAGGCCACCATCACGGCTGAGTCCTCTGACGGTCCATTGCTGGCCATCGTGCTCAAACCCTCCGGAATTCCACAACCGCTGCTCAGCCTGACGCCGCACCAGTTCCGGCTGGTCCGCCGCTGCTACGGCCCATTCCAGGGCCTGAAGGACGCGGGCTCCCAACTCCGCGGGCCGCTGCTGCCCCAGCAGCTGATGCAGGCTGACCGCTCCAGCAGGGACAGCATTGGAGCCGTTTAATCCCAAGCCCACCCGGGCATAGCGAAGGCGGCCAGCGCGCCAGGCCAGCCGCGGCAGGAAACCACAGAGCTTGAGGCCCGACACCAGCAAATCATTGGGCCACTTGATGGCGGGTGCCAGTCCCAGGTCCTCCAACTCAAGCGCCAAAC is a genomic window of Synechococcus sp. A10-1-5-1 containing:
- a CDS encoding ABC transporter ATP-binding protein → MTSGTGPVIAELEHIRKTYGSGDTTVVALDDLTMSVRRGEYVAVMGTSGSGKSTAMNILGCLDRPTSGSYLLNGTAVEELTDDQLADLRNRELGFVFQQFHLLQELTALENVMLPMVYAGVTAEEREERGIHALERIGLGERLYNKPNQLSGGQQQRVALARAIINQPNLLLADEPTGALDSRTTAEVLDLFDELHRQQGITILLVTHEHDVAARAQRVVHFHDGRLVSSGAGSQV
- a CDS encoding M23 family metallopeptidase → MILIPRLRWLLLTPLLLAGPVASEPGGPLAPPPIPAPEPALRPSLQQLQAVPPPKRFDQSLDALVRQGIVTPSERRALRRGGMDLQPLDVGAFQKGCRSGALSARECRGGIALRWGLRQEGSRRPPLSVPVSALLGGRFDMAKVFRVTPRPAPVAGNGNRRLLLPILGSAFKSSGFGWRLHPLLGGWRLHAGDDLAAPEGTPVVAALAGRVVSSGLAGGYGLAVEVEHQRPRRRSLYGHLSELYVRAGDRVLQGEVLGRVGSTGLSTGPHLHFELRQPVSGGWVAVDPGEFDAGSALRGSDAVALLMGQLISSLERPSG
- the cobT gene encoding nicotinate mononucleotide-dependent phosphoribosyltransferase CobT, whose amino-acid sequence is MTLERLSGACDVAERWCELLATAAAQTRVLLLLAGTDTAAVPGISAAGATPDSRRFTAAADAELLWQGPAARRPHALPPLPAGVTPALIAWAVLQGLDLEPLVLNLGAPVAPAIPHLQLNQSPARCLSTGAAMDLDRVQALWLWGERWGRGLARSGQPVLLSECVPGGTTTALAVLEALGVPSTGLVSGSVRQPDHQLKRQLVQQGLEAAQLGPLASPKAVLAAVGDPMQVVAAALLKRAALAGTPVLLAGGSQMAAVLALALAACTPLERQQLATQAAVVTTAWVAYEAASDFEGLMAQLAQRFAIEPLAFATGLRFTGSRRQELLDYERGYVKEGVGAGGLAALWQLSGRSLQALQQACEQACDQLQHPA
- a CDS encoding NAD(P)H-quinone oxidoreductase subunit N, which translates into the protein MAAADTVATAAAPAVSGITSLQLNAGAIAPEGAVLLAMVACLLVDLAGEKAAARWVPLFSYIGLGGALGLLALQWDAAPLEPSFLGAFLADNLAIAFRAVVAASTLVSLLISWRYVERAGTPVGEYASILLAATLGAMLLCGATDLVSIFVSLETLSVASYLLSGYMKRDARSSEAALKYLLVGSAAAAVFLYGASLLYGLTGGSTSLEAVGLALQTSASPVAALALVFVLATVAFKIAAVPFHQWTPDVYEGSPTPVVAFLSVGSKAAGFALALRILVGCFEPFEAQWKLLFTVLAILSMVLGNVVALAQTSMKRMLAYSSIGQAGFVMIGLVCGTEDGYAAMVLYMAAYLFMNLGAFACIILFSLRTGSDRISDYAGLYQKDPLITLGLSLCLLSLGGIPPMLGFFGKIYLFFAGWADQQYLLVVVGLLTSVVSIYYYISVIKMMVVKEPHEASEVVKAYPDLNWSLAGLQPLRAALVSCVVVTAVGGILSNPLFNWASGAVSGTPMLQKALASAAGLPVG
- the topA gene encoding type I DNA topoisomerase gives rise to the protein MAHTLVIVESPTKARTIRGFLPKDFKVEASMGHVRDLPNNASEIPAAHKGEKWANLGVNTTNDFEPLYVVPKDKKKVVKELKDALKGADQLLLATDEDREGESISWHLLQLLNPKVPVKRMVFHEITKEAIGRALDQTRELDMELVHAQETRRILDRLVGYTLSPLLWKKVAWGLSAGRVQSVAVRLLVQRERARRAFKSGSYWDLKAELAKGSSSFDAKLTHLKGERIAGGSDFDENTGGLKAGSKVRLLSEADARSLREAVLAAPWRVSSVEEKPTTRKPVAPFTTSTLQQEANRKLRLSARETMRTAQGLYERGFITYMRTDSVHLSDQAINAARNCVADKYGKDYLSGSPRQFSTKARNAQEAHEAIRPAGESFRDPSATGLDGRDLALYELIWKRTVASQMAEARLTMLSVELEVDGGNLGPANFRANGKRIDFPGFFRAYVEGSDDPDAALEGQEVLLPSLKTGDSPSCKAVEALGHQTQPPARYSEAALVKMLEKEGIGRPSTYASIIGTIVDRGYATLQNNSLTPSFTAFAVTALLEEHFPDLVDTSFTARMEGTLDDISTGKVQWLPYLESFYKGDQGLETQVQQREGDIDPTASRTIALEGLPCVVRIGRFGAYLETKRVADDGSEELLKATLPNEITPADLDSEKAELILKQKADGPESLGEDPETGDLVYLLFGQYGPYVQRGQVSDENPKPKRASLPKGTKPEDLTLEDALGLLRLPRHLGEHPDGGKVEAGLGRFGPYVVHHKGKGEKDYRSLKAEDDVLMVGLSRALELLAMPKRGRGGRTALKDIGTPEGADEAIQLFDGPYGLYVKQGKVNASLPEGTTADTITLEQAVELLAAKAAAGKGKGRKTAAKSTTAKKPAAKKPAAKKPAAKKAPATTKTGRLRASAVRIVKAADS
- a CDS encoding DUF2232 domain-containing protein, which translates into the protein MSLSRRQARQLTDTAYLAAATALLWVGLYYLPVGGALFRLALPLPLALLQLRHNGRCAVEGVTVAALLLVALMGPIRGPLVLFPYGFLALWLGWCWSRRLSWYLSWGVGLLIGSGGFLVRVAVLSILLGENLWVLITSAASQVLDRLLGLVHIGGGPDLVQVQLMALALVLLQNLIYVLALHAVALWIFPRLKSPISEPPALLRPLLALDPL
- a CDS encoding biotin--[acetyl-CoA-carboxylase] ligase, which produces MATKPLSAGVLARQLRHSPGDYPLPWRIQVRRICASTEIELDRWIKHDPMGSAARVVLARRQGFGHGQQGRPWSSPAGGIWLSAALPWHSDPEAAASLALAVAVGLALELEDLGLAPAIKWPNDLLVSGLKLCGFLPRLAWRAGRLRYARVGLGLNGSNAVPAGAVSLHQLLGQQRPAELGARVLQALEWAVAAADQPELVRRQAEQRLWNSGGFEHDGQQWTVRGLSRDGGLQLQNASGAMVLRRRF